Genomic DNA from Actinomycetes bacterium:
GAGCCACCGGTGTCGTCGGCGGCGTGCACGTCGTCCGGGGTCGGCTCACTCACTCGGCGCCCCGGGGGCTGCCACGGGCTCGGCCGGCTTCACCGGGACCCGCTTGACGGCCACCTTCTTCGCGGCGACCTTCTTCGCGGCGACCTTCTTCGCGGGCGCCTTCTTGGCCGGGGACTTCCTGGCCGGGGCGGCCTCCGCCCCGCCGAAGGCCACCGCGGCATCCAGCTGCCGCTCCAACCGCTCCACCTTGCGGGCCATCGCTTCGAGGTCCTCGGCGTTCACCAGGCCCATGGCGGCCACGGCCCGGTCGATCTCGGTGCGCACGATGCCCAGCAGCAGGTCACGATTGGTGCGGCTGGTCGCCAGCAGGTCCTCGGCCAGCGAGCTGACCTGCCGGGTGACGCCACCACCCACGCCCTTGCCCGACATCGTCGACGACACGGCGTCGCCGAGCACCTCGCCCCCCTGGTCGATCAGCTGCCGGGCCGCGGACAGCGCCCGCTGCCTGGTCACGTCGGTCAGTCCGTTGGCCAGCTGTAGGTAGCCGCGCAGAGCATCCAA
This window encodes:
- a CDS encoding polyhydroxyalkanoate synthesis protein PhaF, which translates into the protein MLDALRGYLQLANGLTDVTRQRALSAARQLIDQGGEVLGDAVSSTMSGKGVGGGVTRQVSSLAEDLLATSRTNRDLLLGIVRTEIDRAVAAMGLVNAEDLEAMARKVERLERQLDAAVAFGGAEAAPARKSPAKKAPAKKVAAKKVAAKKVAVKRVPVKPAEPVAAPGAPSE